The following proteins are encoded in a genomic region of Archangium lipolyticum:
- a CDS encoding ATP-grasp domain-containing protein, translating into MTEKTQAGPVLIVGSPGDIHVDAVARRLGEEGVEAFVLDSLAFPEKTRVSLSDDLDCITVDGRPMGRPGAVYVRQLHGHPLAMDVDVAEEMEDDWRTTLVVFREKATLLKGLMGRWEALGVPLYNGPSSDWCTPKPTQLALLKAAGLPVPRTLWTNDAEAVRRFAAGQRVAYKPVTGGAATKELLAEDLTDERLGALDAAPVTFQELLPGEDIRVYVLDGEIIASLRIISSALDFRQNEERVEQVELPPEVARQCVKAAEVLGLRWTGMDLKRGADGVLKFLELNASAMFLGFDARAGSDILGHLTRTLARAARGKAPIRP; encoded by the coding sequence ATGACGGAGAAGACGCAGGCGGGGCCCGTGCTCATCGTGGGCTCGCCCGGGGACATCCACGTGGACGCGGTGGCGCGCCGGTTGGGCGAGGAGGGCGTGGAAGCCTTCGTGCTGGACAGCCTCGCCTTTCCGGAGAAGACGCGGGTGTCGCTGTCGGATGACCTGGACTGCATCACTGTGGATGGCCGTCCCATGGGGCGGCCCGGTGCCGTCTACGTGCGTCAGCTCCACGGCCACCCGCTGGCCATGGACGTGGACGTCGCCGAGGAGATGGAGGACGATTGGCGCACCACCCTGGTGGTCTTCCGTGAGAAGGCCACCCTGCTCAAGGGCCTCATGGGGCGCTGGGAGGCCCTGGGCGTGCCCCTGTACAACGGCCCCTCGTCCGACTGGTGCACCCCCAAGCCCACGCAGCTGGCCCTGCTGAAGGCCGCCGGACTGCCCGTGCCGAGGACACTCTGGACCAATGACGCGGAGGCCGTGCGCCGCTTCGCCGCCGGCCAGCGCGTGGCCTACAAGCCCGTCACCGGGGGAGCCGCCACGAAGGAGCTCCTCGCCGAGGATCTCACCGACGAGCGCCTCGGCGCGCTGGACGCCGCTCCCGTCACCTTCCAGGAGCTGCTGCCCGGCGAGGACATTCGCGTCTACGTGCTGGATGGGGAGATCATCGCCAGCCTGCGCATCATCTCTTCCGCGCTCGACTTCCGGCAGAACGAGGAGCGCGTTGAGCAGGTGGAGCTGCCTCCCGAGGTGGCCCGCCAGTGCGTGAAGGCCGCCGAGGTGCTGGGCCTACGCTGGACGGGGATGGACCTCAAACGCGGCGCGGACGGGGTGCTCAAGTTCCTGGAGCTCAACGCGTCTGCCATGTTCCTCGGCTTCGACGCGCGCGCGGGCTCGGACATCCTGGGCCACCTGACGCGGACCCTGGCCCGGGCGGCGCGGGGCAAGGCGCCCATCCGTCCCTAG
- a CDS encoding peptidase domain-containing ABC transporter, giving the protein MPRSPLATVLRRYPIRLQSEEADCGPACLEMVAAYHGARHALAALKEMTHVQVFGTSLLDLATAAQQLGFEAKGVHVEEPGELEDEEGRAMLPAIAHWNEDHFVVLYEVTPKEAVVGDPAVGLLRVPREKLGQHWNGILLLLEPTKVLLEPVQLPGTAAARRPQVLDRFLRGLWRYRALIVQIALASLLLQGLALAQPLLFQGLVDKAVGGKDVSLLGAIGVGLGVLILAQVAVTLVRGATLFLLSSGYSMLLLTQFWKRLLSLPISFFARRHRGDLLRRLEDHQRIRRTLQGATASAMLDAVMLVGYGVVLFLYDPFVFAIFLAGMTLYAGWTALVLTRRTRADTERFRVSADSSRLEMQMIGGIQTLKACGAERQARTQWERLQARDHVATRRLWGLDLAHQAGAQLINQAMYVGILVYEARLVISGELSLGQMVGTLAILGLVLAPLQNLIAFAQQLQDVLVSLRRVGVVYETEPELTDDAPVEPALKAAPEIRLEGVSFRYGSPHEPPILDDVSFTVPAGKMTAIVGRSGAGKTTLTQVLYGLYRPQEGRVLYDGKPLEDFDPASLRRSVGFVFQKTDIFDGSLAENIALGDPSPDRERLLYAARTACLDDLLALPRGLDTRIGEAGIKLSGGEEQRLQLARAIYRDPRVLFLDEATSHLDATLERAITEALRREAQGRTLVVVAHRLSTVRRADKIVVLEKGRVVEEGTHEQLVALPGGRYRALVENQMEG; this is encoded by the coding sequence GTGCCTCGCTCCCCCCTCGCCACCGTCCTGCGCCGCTACCCGATCCGGCTCCAGTCCGAGGAGGCCGACTGTGGCCCGGCCTGTCTGGAGATGGTGGCCGCCTACCATGGCGCCCGGCACGCGCTGGCGGCGCTCAAGGAGATGACGCACGTCCAGGTCTTCGGCACCTCGCTGCTGGACCTCGCCACCGCCGCCCAGCAGCTCGGCTTCGAGGCGAAGGGCGTCCATGTGGAGGAGCCCGGAGAGCTCGAGGACGAGGAGGGCCGCGCGATGCTGCCCGCCATCGCCCACTGGAACGAGGACCACTTCGTCGTCCTCTACGAGGTGACGCCGAAGGAGGCCGTGGTGGGAGACCCCGCGGTGGGGCTGCTCCGCGTGCCGCGCGAGAAGCTCGGCCAGCACTGGAACGGCATCCTCCTGCTGCTCGAGCCCACGAAGGTGCTCCTCGAGCCCGTCCAACTCCCCGGGACGGCAGCCGCGCGCCGCCCCCAGGTGCTCGACCGGTTCCTGCGCGGGCTGTGGCGCTACCGCGCGCTCATCGTCCAGATCGCCCTTGCCTCGCTGCTCCTTCAGGGACTGGCGCTCGCCCAGCCGCTGCTGTTCCAGGGACTGGTGGACAAGGCGGTGGGGGGCAAGGACGTCTCGCTGCTCGGGGCCATCGGCGTGGGGCTCGGGGTGCTGATCCTGGCGCAGGTGGCGGTGACGCTGGTGCGGGGCGCGACGCTCTTCCTGCTCTCCAGCGGCTACTCCATGCTGCTGCTGACGCAGTTCTGGAAGCGGCTGCTGTCGCTGCCCATCTCCTTCTTCGCGCGGCGCCACCGGGGAGACCTGCTCAGGCGTCTGGAAGACCACCAGCGCATCCGTCGCACCCTCCAGGGCGCGACGGCCTCGGCGATGCTCGATGCCGTCATGCTGGTGGGCTACGGGGTGGTGCTGTTCCTCTATGACCCCTTCGTCTTCGCCATCTTCCTGGCGGGCATGACGCTGTACGCCGGGTGGACGGCGCTGGTGCTGACGCGGCGCACGCGGGCGGACACGGAGCGCTTCCGGGTGAGCGCGGACTCCAGCCGCCTGGAGATGCAGATGATCGGCGGCATCCAGACGCTCAAGGCCTGCGGAGCCGAGCGACAGGCGCGCACCCAGTGGGAGCGGCTCCAGGCGCGTGACCACGTGGCCACCCGCCGCCTCTGGGGGCTCGATCTGGCACACCAGGCCGGTGCCCAGTTGATCAACCAGGCCATGTACGTGGGCATCCTCGTGTACGAGGCACGCCTGGTCATCTCCGGGGAGCTGTCGTTGGGGCAGATGGTAGGCACGCTCGCCATCCTCGGCCTGGTGCTGGCGCCCCTGCAGAACCTCATCGCCTTCGCCCAGCAGTTGCAGGACGTGCTGGTGTCCCTGCGCCGGGTGGGGGTCGTCTACGAGACGGAGCCCGAGCTCACCGACGATGCCCCCGTGGAGCCCGCGCTGAAGGCCGCGCCGGAGATCCGCCTGGAGGGCGTCAGCTTCCGGTACGGCTCGCCACATGAGCCTCCCATCCTCGATGACGTGAGCTTCACCGTGCCCGCGGGGAAGATGACGGCCATCGTGGGCCGCTCGGGCGCGGGCAAGACGACGCTCACCCAGGTGCTCTACGGCCTGTACCGGCCACAGGAGGGGCGTGTCCTCTACGACGGCAAGCCCCTGGAGGACTTCGATCCCGCGAGCCTGCGCCGCTCGGTGGGCTTCGTGTTCCAGAAGACGGACATCTTCGACGGCTCGCTGGCGGAGAACATCGCGCTGGGGGACCCGAGCCCGGATCGCGAGCGGCTGCTGTACGCCGCGCGCACCGCGTGCCTGGACGACCTGCTCGCCCTTCCCCGGGGGCTCGACACGCGCATCGGAGAGGCCGGCATCAAGCTGTCCGGAGGCGAGGAGCAGCGGCTGCAGCTGGCACGCGCCATCTATCGGGATCCCCGGGTGCTCTTCCTGGACGAGGCCACCAGCCACCTGGACGCGACGCTCGAGCGCGCCATCACCGAGGCGCTGCGGCGCGAGGCCCAGGGACGCACGCTGGTGGTGGTGGCACACCGGCTGTCCACGGTGCGGCGCGCGGACAAGATCGTCGTGCTGGAGAAGGGGCGCGTGGTGGAGGAGGGCACCCACGAGCAGCTGGTGGCCCTTCCCGGCGGGCGCTACCGCGCGCTGGTGGAAAACCAGATGGAGGGCTGA
- a CDS encoding vitamin K epoxide reductase family protein — protein MLRDSSLPLDTPALALAEVVRRRGLRYSRAHVREAFRSHPQPTSLLAAVEVARSVGLEPTAGQGDLETLDETEASELPAILHFVVDGEEGFGLLEAVLPGAEGIRVWDSRNGSQQLTRDELASLWSGVILFLEPQGEGVPERGYLPRRARELLLEEWRPRTGLVGSSSSPVVRWGLGALAVVLLGLAIGALPAGVRGPGALLAGLTALGLAASLTALAWTRGQKSSVLCGGGGPVDCESVLLSDWARIAGVPLSGLGTAFFGASLLVQCTSALSGSVAPAWLAGAAFLPTLPLSVLLVVVQIRMRRFCTLCMAVHAVDAAGAAVFLLGLAPRVALPPEGLVPAALLLLLLFGLFLSSTVPHLSQKEEDGSRERDRARLDRSPLTSLARLTGEKALPVEADAVGVRLGGGEGAPHTLVMLASPGCKQCGPLLDQLEGVVARHGDVLRVHVGVPPIEPGNPREVALCEALACVGVAFGGGMFLQAFRAAKQAVRELMKAPEPLAELATLTGLDRGALEAARETARAQVRAATTLKVERTPGVPAFFFDDRRCEAPLSHVEAWCVRPGLLSVLAPPETKSEEGKAP, from the coding sequence ATGCTCCGCGACTCCTCCCTCCCCCTTGACACCCCGGCCCTGGCCCTCGCCGAGGTCGTCCGGCGCCGGGGCCTGCGCTACTCCCGGGCGCACGTGCGCGAGGCTTTCAGGAGCCACCCGCAGCCCACCTCGCTGCTGGCCGCGGTGGAGGTGGCGCGCTCGGTGGGTCTGGAGCCCACGGCGGGGCAGGGGGACCTCGAGACGCTGGACGAGACAGAGGCCTCGGAGCTGCCCGCCATCCTCCACTTCGTCGTGGACGGGGAGGAGGGCTTCGGTCTGCTGGAGGCGGTGCTGCCCGGGGCCGAGGGGATCCGCGTCTGGGACAGCCGCAATGGCAGTCAGCAGCTGACCCGGGACGAGCTGGCCTCGCTGTGGAGCGGCGTCATCCTCTTCCTGGAGCCCCAGGGCGAGGGCGTCCCGGAGCGCGGTTACCTCCCGCGCCGTGCGCGCGAGCTGCTGCTGGAGGAGTGGCGGCCGCGCACCGGGCTCGTGGGTTCCTCGTCCTCTCCGGTCGTGCGCTGGGGACTGGGCGCGCTGGCGGTCGTCCTGCTGGGACTGGCCATAGGGGCGCTCCCCGCCGGGGTGCGTGGGCCGGGCGCGCTGCTCGCGGGCCTCACCGCGCTGGGGCTGGCCGCGTCCCTCACCGCGCTGGCGTGGACGCGAGGCCAGAAGTCCTCCGTGTTGTGCGGTGGTGGCGGACCGGTGGACTGCGAGAGCGTGCTCCTGTCGGACTGGGCGCGCATCGCCGGAGTGCCGCTGTCCGGCCTGGGCACGGCCTTCTTCGGTGCCTCCCTGCTGGTGCAGTGCACCTCGGCCCTCTCCGGGAGCGTGGCGCCCGCGTGGCTGGCGGGCGCGGCCTTCCTTCCCACGCTGCCCCTCTCCGTGCTGCTGGTGGTGGTGCAGATCCGCATGCGGCGCTTCTGCACCCTCTGCATGGCGGTGCACGCGGTGGACGCGGCGGGAGCGGCGGTGTTCCTGCTGGGGCTCGCTCCGCGCGTGGCGCTGCCTCCCGAGGGGCTGGTGCCCGCGGCGCTGCTGCTTCTGCTTCTCTTCGGGCTGTTCCTGTCCTCCACCGTGCCCCACCTCTCCCAAAAGGAGGAGGACGGCTCACGCGAGCGCGACCGGGCACGGCTCGACCGCTCACCCCTCACTTCCCTGGCGCGGCTCACGGGCGAGAAGGCGCTGCCGGTGGAGGCCGACGCGGTGGGCGTGCGCCTGGGAGGCGGGGAGGGCGCACCGCACACGCTGGTGATGCTGGCGAGTCCCGGGTGCAAGCAGTGTGGCCCGCTGCTGGATCAATTGGAGGGTGTGGTGGCCCGTCACGGTGACGTGCTGCGCGTCCACGTGGGCGTGCCTCCGATCGAGCCGGGTAATCCGAGAGAGGTCGCCCTGTGCGAGGCGCTGGCCTGCGTGGGCGTGGCGTTCGGCGGTGGCATGTTCCTCCAGGCGTTCCGCGCGGCGAAGCAGGCGGTCCGCGAGCTGATGAAGGCCCCCGAGCCGCTGGCGGAGCTGGCCACCCTCACCGGCTTGGACAGGGGCGCTCTGGAGGCGGCGCGAGAGACGGCCCGGGCCCAGGTGCGAGCGGCCACCACGCTCAAGGTCGAGCGCACCCCCGGCGTCCCCGCGTTCTTCTTCGATGACCGCAGGTGCGAGGCGCCTCTCTCCCATGTCGAGGCATGGTGCGTACGGCCCGGGCTGCTGTCGGTACTCGCGCCTCCGGAGACGAAGAGCGAGGAAGGGAAGGCACCATGA
- a CDS encoding MvdC/MvdD family ATP grasp protein, with the protein MTPPARDIVLLLTHSGDHYTVDRVAEELSRRGVRPLRIDTDGFPAELELTSALGREGAEVTLRTASGELRGQDIRSVWLRRLVSPRLDESLDPAFRAGCMRESKAALEGFLDGLEAAGCRFVNPLEADLPAQNKPRQLRLAHALGLEVPRTLVTNDAARVRALFEQVNGRMVAKMLTPLSQSMAGGGAFVYTSAIGPEHLDELDGLRYSPMVFQERIDKLRELRVVVVGEQCFVGAIDASRSVAGQVDWRRSKPDEVSWEKGSLPAEVSARLVRLVAELGLVYGAADFIVTPEGRHVFLEVNPGGEWGMLEKDLGLPIAAALAEALASEGTAL; encoded by the coding sequence ATGACACCCCCTGCCCGCGACATCGTCCTTCTTCTCACCCACAGCGGCGACCATTACACGGTCGATCGAGTGGCGGAGGAACTGTCGCGGCGGGGGGTCCGCCCGCTGCGTATCGACACGGATGGCTTTCCGGCCGAGCTGGAGCTGACGTCCGCGTTGGGGCGGGAGGGAGCCGAGGTGACGTTGCGGACCGCGTCCGGCGAGCTGCGCGGGCAGGACATCCGGTCGGTGTGGTTGCGCCGGCTGGTGTCGCCCCGGCTCGATGAGTCGCTGGACCCCGCCTTCCGCGCGGGCTGCATGCGCGAGTCGAAGGCGGCGCTCGAGGGCTTCCTCGATGGGCTGGAGGCGGCGGGCTGCCGCTTCGTCAACCCGCTCGAGGCCGACCTGCCGGCGCAGAACAAGCCGCGCCAGCTCCGGCTGGCCCACGCGCTCGGACTGGAAGTGCCGCGCACGCTGGTGACCAACGACGCCGCTCGGGTGCGCGCCCTCTTCGAGCAGGTGAATGGCCGGATGGTGGCCAAGATGCTGACGCCCCTGTCTCAGTCCATGGCCGGGGGTGGCGCCTTCGTCTACACGAGCGCGATCGGTCCCGAGCACCTCGATGAGCTCGACGGGTTGCGTTACAGCCCCATGGTCTTCCAGGAGCGTATCGACAAGCTGCGCGAGCTGCGGGTGGTGGTGGTGGGCGAGCAGTGTTTCGTGGGCGCCATCGATGCTTCCCGCTCGGTGGCTGGCCAGGTGGACTGGCGGCGTTCCAAGCCAGACGAGGTGAGCTGGGAGAAGGGCTCGCTGCCGGCGGAAGTGTCGGCGCGCCTGGTCCGCCTGGTCGCCGAGCTGGGGCTGGTGTACGGCGCCGCGGATTTCATCGTCACACCCGAGGGACGGCACGTCTTCCTCGAGGTGAACCCCGGAGGGGAGTGGGGCATGCTCGAGAAGGATCTCGGCCTGCCCATCGCCGCGGCCCTGGCCGAGGCGCTCGCATCCGAGGGCACCGCCCTCTGA
- a CDS encoding microviridin/marinostatin family tricyclic proteinase inhibitor, which yields MKKTLENKKPFFARLLEEQELEQVAGGATKKYPSDSDEDQTMKYPSDGDEESPSTLGNVTLKYPSDGDEGVI from the coding sequence ATGAAGAAGACCCTTGAGAACAAGAAGCCGTTCTTCGCGCGCCTGCTCGAGGAGCAGGAGCTGGAGCAGGTGGCGGGTGGTGCGACCAAGAAGTACCCCTCCGACAGCGACGAGGACCAGACCATGAAGTACCCCTCGGACGGTGACGAGGAGTCCCCCTCCACGCTGGGCAACGTGACCCTGAAGTACCCCTCGGATGGCGACGAGGGTGTGATCTAA
- a CDS encoding MvdC/MvdD family ATP grasp protein: MTILIVTHSKDNEAPTSVARALESRGERVYRFDTDLFPTDLQLSLDEAGGGRLSGPSGVLELSEVTAVWYRRNATGARIPEDMDPQLRQPSVEESRRVVFGMMAALGVFQLDALEVVRRSEHKPLQLKLARDLGMDVPRTLMTNDAEAVRAFAAACPGGVVTKMMASFAVYEKGQEQVVFTTPLTAKQLEDLDGLELCPMTFQERVVKARELRVTVVGDRVMAASIDSQALPRAREDWRREGVALIGEWKHYTLPEPLHAQVLKLMDALGLNYGAFDFIVTPEGRHVFLEVNPSGEFMWLMKYPGLPINEALADVLSGRAARRLAPKPLPRP; encoded by the coding sequence ATGACGATTCTCATCGTGACCCATTCCAAGGACAACGAGGCGCCCACGTCCGTGGCACGCGCCCTCGAGTCCCGTGGCGAGCGGGTCTACCGGTTCGATACGGATTTGTTCCCCACCGACCTCCAGCTCTCGCTCGACGAGGCGGGTGGCGGGCGGCTCTCCGGGCCCTCGGGCGTGCTCGAGCTGTCGGAGGTCACCGCCGTCTGGTACCGCCGCAACGCGACGGGCGCGCGCATTCCCGAGGACATGGATCCCCAGCTGCGGCAGCCCTCGGTGGAGGAGAGCCGGCGGGTGGTGTTCGGGATGATGGCGGCGCTCGGCGTCTTCCAGCTGGATGCGCTCGAGGTGGTACGGCGCTCGGAACACAAGCCACTGCAGCTCAAGCTGGCGCGCGATCTGGGGATGGATGTGCCGCGCACGCTGATGACCAATGATGCGGAGGCGGTGCGCGCCTTCGCCGCGGCCTGCCCCGGCGGCGTGGTGACGAAGATGATGGCGTCGTTCGCCGTCTACGAGAAGGGCCAGGAGCAGGTGGTCTTCACCACCCCCCTGACGGCGAAGCAGTTGGAGGACCTGGACGGCCTGGAGCTGTGTCCGATGACCTTCCAGGAGCGCGTGGTCAAGGCGAGGGAGCTGCGGGTGACGGTGGTGGGGGACCGGGTGATGGCGGCCTCCATCGACTCGCAGGCGTTGCCGAGGGCCCGTGAGGACTGGCGTCGCGAGGGCGTGGCGCTCATTGGCGAGTGGAAGCACTACACGCTGCCCGAGCCCCTCCACGCACAGGTGCTGAAGCTGATGGACGCGCTGGGGCTCAACTACGGCGCGTTCGACTTCATCGTCACCCCCGAGGGGCGGCATGTCTTCCTCGAGGTGAACCCGTCGGGCGAGTTCATGTGGCTGATGAAGTACCCCGGACTGCCCATCAATGAAGCATTGGCGGACGTGCTCTCCGGACGCGCGGCGCGCCGGCTCGCGCCCAAGCCGCTGCCGCGGCCGTGA
- a CDS encoding metal-dependent hydrolase yields the protein MRTNLVAVVVAALMVGGTAAAQQKGQGAKAAAAQGKTEVTWWGHAGFFVRTPGGAVIAIDPWLGNPKAPQGVQPPETVDAILVTHGHFDHAGSAKELATKTGAQVFGSYELINLMGLPQDKGVGANAGGTFQVKDVTIHFVEAVHSSSYAADDKSPPQYAGAPVGYVLEIANGPTLYHAGDTGVFASMATIAEQFKPTVAMLPIGGHFTMGPSEAAQAARLLKVKSLVPMHYGTFPLLKGTPEELEGQLKKVAAPARVLRLEAGKATAL from the coding sequence ATGCGGACCAATCTGGTGGCAGTGGTGGTGGCGGCGCTGATGGTGGGCGGGACGGCGGCGGCCCAGCAGAAGGGGCAGGGCGCGAAGGCGGCCGCGGCGCAGGGCAAGACGGAGGTGACGTGGTGGGGCCACGCCGGCTTCTTCGTGCGCACGCCGGGCGGTGCGGTCATCGCCATCGACCCGTGGTTGGGCAACCCCAAGGCACCCCAGGGCGTGCAGCCGCCGGAGACGGTGGACGCCATCCTCGTCACCCACGGGCACTTCGACCACGCGGGTAGCGCCAAGGAGCTGGCGACGAAGACGGGCGCGCAGGTGTTCGGCTCCTACGAGCTCATCAACCTGATGGGCCTGCCCCAGGACAAGGGCGTGGGGGCCAACGCGGGCGGCACCTTCCAGGTGAAGGACGTCACCATCCACTTCGTGGAGGCGGTGCACTCCAGCAGCTACGCCGCCGACGACAAGTCTCCCCCGCAGTACGCCGGCGCGCCGGTGGGCTATGTGCTGGAGATCGCCAACGGCCCCACGCTGTACCACGCGGGTGACACCGGCGTGTTCGCCTCCATGGCCACCATCGCCGAGCAGTTCAAGCCCACCGTGGCGATGCTTCCCATTGGCGGTCACTTCACCATGGGTCCCTCCGAGGCCGCCCAGGCCGCCCGCCTGTTGAAGGTCAAGTCCCTGGTGCCCATGCACTACGGCACCTTCCCGCTGCTCAAGGGCACGCCCGAGGAGCTCGAGGGCCAGCTCAAGAAGGTCGCGGCTCCGGCCAGGGTGCTGCGGCTGGAGGCCGGCAAGGCCACGGCGCTGTAG